The following is a genomic window from Benincasa hispida cultivar B227 chromosome 7, ASM972705v1, whole genome shotgun sequence.
tcaaatttctctaaattgtATAGTATTTGGTAgtgtgatttttaaaatttggaaagatttgGGAAGATTACATAACATTTGGAAAAATTAGCAAATTTTGGTGTGTAATTATGACGAGATGTACCTAAAACAATTGAtatgttagattttttttttttttaaacaaaatctaGGTGGTTGATCTCAAGcgagatagaaaaaaaaatctattctaACGAGTTTTCAAAAAGCATGATAGTTTTGTAAGGTGAAAACTTAAACATGTTATTTAAGACAATTACCCTTTCTATTATTACAGTTGAAGTTTATAATTGGTTTGACCTACAATTAGCTACATTGAAGACTATttggtgttgggttttatgtcataaaactcacATTTTGTAATAAGATAATaatattctatagtcaataaacttgttattgattttataaattgcatacataaaagtctaaatccaataaactaagatccatgactattatatgaatacttgaactttatgtagagacataaagatggatcaagttcgagtaaatagcaaaaatgatctatagtatatgattaaggttgggtaccttattctagtaatactattggatgcgacctactctgtagctgttacaaagagttgtaaagtgctacaaacgaagtgatcctaatttgtacatgttatgacatgaggagtgggggtgtcctatgcaatgaattttcataagatcggatcaagaaataagtcaactttataacgttgtttactgtataagactgactatttcaaagcgatgacctaggtaactcgattttaatcctgagctaactatgaactcctgtttattcggggttatccttagattttcataggtgagggttagctcaacagtgctggctcaataagcctccaattttgagggtaagaccgaatagatagctggggacatagggtgtatgACGgtattcacgcctacccgatttagggataggagaaaggttgttctcaagtactgaatccaggtcttgaacaaggggccccaccctctcattggactgagagagatttggtttagtgactggatcacaaatcatttgtttattagaggatcagtagaaacttaagaaacaagacgtaatctcgagggtaaaacagacatttgatccagccgttattacgaacaacctgtgaaagatcgacttactaattatggttaaatcatgcgGACATAATAAATCTACAGTgaaggagttcaactatgggctttagtgaagtgacccattagttaacgggttaattcggtgtaatgagtttagccaagttggagcctatgatctgtaggtccatgagatccccctactaggtcgtaaatggattagctagtttgataagttaatttgaaacgttcaaattagaattaagggaattagtaattatatgagatataattacacgtttaattttaagaattaaacggaataggagaataaatatttacatatgatttaaatatatgaaggtgaatttgtataaaattaatttaatatttgatattaaattaattataattaattaaattgtttaaataactatttattaattttattagaaaagtaatttatgagattaattttgcaaaattaataaaattttcaatttttgaaataaaattgatttatgaaatcaattgaaaaaaaatggaaaactgGAAAAACAACACTAAAtggaaatttgattttttccattaagccttcaactagctcacaccaaacccatttattttggcttcaataaatccaagcatgaactgcatctctgtctcttatacacatctagatgtgtataagagacagatattggGCTTACAACACTATAAATCTATagtatacattataaacatgcatataaataagttattttatatattataaatatatatttataaaatatttaaaatataactatataaaatCGGGGTCGGGGATGCTCGCCCCGTTCCCGGACGGGGCCCCGAAAAAATTTTCcagtttgaccccatccccgaTCAAACCGGGGATTCCCTGCCCCGATCGGGGCGGGGTCCCACGgggaattttgccaaccctaaactgcatctcatgcaaccatcttctttgcatgatagcactgcaatatattgagaagattggagtagaattgaggcatgcatttatagaatttttgctgaaaaattcgtgttgaagaagtggttcttcaagtgggttatAACAGCGagatcttctccaaattcccttcattcaagcttattttgagttctacgactcaatctaaagcttcaaaagaatagtggagaagatcttgaggtggtctataGCAAGATTGGAGAAGTTTGCAACTGAGAatcaagatttgaagaagttttacaaaggtatgGCTTAAAACCCTCTTGTTttagtatgagcatgctttagttactgccaaaattaatgaattagagtacttattgatcaTCATTGCTTCCGCTGCTTGCTGATATACTTCATCATTTGGGAATCCTATTTAGCTATAGTCATCACTATTTGGAGACTTTCTTTGGCTACAGTGAACACataatgcatttttttttccataatgaACACTTGtataatttttgtttgatttttgtatGTGAGTACATAGAAATATGTTCATATAAATTTGAatggtttttgtatttttacttACATAAAAAATAGAAGTTTAACCAACCCAACATAATTCGGAAAGAGCCTATAAATATCCCATTCATTGGCTCTTCTCAAAGGGAAATTTAGTGCTAAGGTTTGGACCAATCAATCGAGTCAATAAATATATACCAATCAGGAAATAATCGAGCTTCACTTGGTCTAGCACTCTACAACTTCAAGTGCTAGAAATAACTTTGACATCGTCAACATTACACGTAACTAGAGATGAGTGATCGTGAAAGAGCCTATAAATATCCCATTCATTGGCTCTCACAGGGAGAGACTAAGTAATCTTCAAATGAAAGTcatgactttaatccttatGTACTTAGTTGAAATATATATTCCTCGAATTAACTTAGATATTGGAGTAAGGCATACTTGGTATCACATCAGTACAAGTATCTCTTATGTAAGTCAACTTGAAAAGTGAGACCACATCGGAGAAATATGCTAGAGTGAAGTGAAATATAGTACTTTtggatggaaaaaaaataactgAATTAAAGCAAAATGCACCTTCTTGATTTCTAGTTTTCCAACTAAAAATGAATTAGTTGAAGAAAATTTAGCTTAGCAATAATTGACGAATTTGAGGATGAATCATACTCCCATTCTATTATGGTTGTACTAAAGAAACTAAAAAGTAAAACACTTAGAtgcattttttttgtaatacaTATCTTCGTATATTCCATTAAATTGTCTGATCATAATTTGATTGCGATAAATTCTCTAAATTTCTCTTgtggaaatatatatatatatatacacatagtACTCGATGCACCAAATATTACTCGGCTAAAAATTGGATAAGATGCTAACGACGGTGGAAAGAGtggtaaaagaaaaagaagaggagaGGAAAAAACACTACTTTTGGTTAGACGGCAGCGGCAGAGCCGGAAATGGGGAAATGGAGTTGCCAGATTTTTGGCAGAGCCTAATTCTAGAGCGTTAGCTACTTCACATGCTTATGTTTGGTAATGCCGATATAAACTCATCCACAAATTCCACCCACCTACGCCAACATTATTGCTCTATGGCTTCGTCTCTGCACTTCTCTGCTTCTTTCTTCGGGAACCCGATTCCCATTTCAATCCGAACAAGAACAGCTCCATGTAGGACAAGATTTATTGCCCTTCAGGCTTCAAAAGAGATTACGGACGTTTCTTCTCAAAACCCAACCCGGATGCTCACTTTTCTTGGCAAAGGCGGCTCCGGAAAGACCACTTCCGCGGTATTCGCCGCTCAGGTACGTGCATCTCTGTGTTATTTGTTCTGGGCATTTTACTACTTTTTGTTCTAGCACCAGCTTTTGTGCTTGTAAATTAGAGATCTCTATGTTCGATTGCTCGCATCCCTGATTTGAACATGAACCACTGAGTATGGGAAAGGATTTTATGAACCCATAATGATTCATGTCGATGGGATTCCATTCTTAAGCTACTTGATGGATGTATTATGTATCTGGGATCGATTACTTcccatttatgtatttttttttttctaaattatttgatgCGTTTTCAGCATTTTGCATTGTCTGGACTGCGCACATGCCTGGTGATACATAATCAAGATCCTACTCCTGAGTATCTTCTTGATTGCAAAATTGGAAACTCTCCCGTTGAATGCAGTCGCAACCTCTCAGCTGTTAGGTTGGAAACCACTCAAGTGTGTTTATCCGTTCACCTCTCTTTCTGTTATCAAGGTTTTGCTTTGGATTTCAGACTTATCTTGTCAATGATAACAGATGCTTCTTGAACCTCTCAAACGGCTAAAGCAAGCTGATTCTCGTCTTAATATGACACAAGGAATTCTTGAAGGGGTAGGTATGTGAACTTTAGAATATGATGCATCATAAAATGCTAGATTGTGTTTCAGTATTTCTATTTTTGGAGGGTTTTTTTTATGTATCTTAATGTTTTAATAGGTTGTTGGAGAAGAGCTTGGGGTACTTCCAGGAACGGATTCTATCTTTTCGATGCTTCAGCTTGAGAGATTCCTTGGGTTCTCAGGTATTATGGGCCAACGGGACCAAAAAGACAAATATGATATGGTAATATATGACGGTATCTGCACTGAAGAAACAATAAGGATGATTGGAGCAACCAGTAAAGCAAGGTTTGAGATGGTCTCTCTTTATAGTCCCCCCACCCCTGCacaaattggaaaaagaaaatctgTATTACTAAAAGAACTTTGAATAGGTTGTACTTAAAATATCTGAGGAGCATTGCTGAAAAAACTGATCTGGGGAGGTTGGCTACTCCTTCAATTCTGAGGCTTGTTGATGAAGCCATGAGTATAAGCAGGCCAGGCTCCCATCTTAGTGTTAGAACCAGTACTGATATATGGGAGGCACTGGAACACGTGTTAGAGGTAATTTGGTTTGCACTCTTGTCGAAcaatatgaatgaaattttggGAAAATTGTTTAATGGTCATTCATGGTGCAGAAAGGGTCTTCTGCATTTGCAGAGCCAAGAAAATTTAGCTGCTTTATAGTGATGGATCCTACTAGTCCTGCTTCTGTTCAGTCTGCATTACGGTACTGGGGTTGTACTATTCAAGCTGGTGGACAAATATCTGGTGCACTTGCTTTCATTTCTTCACACTTGAGTGCAGAATCTACTGCTAGTTTGAAGGAGAAATTTTCACCCTTGTCTTTGGCCTTTATGCCACAGTTCTCAACTGGTTCCTCAGTAGATTGGAACACAGTTCTGCGTGATGCATCAAGTAAAGGCCCAAGGGACCTTCTTTCTTTGTCAAAAAGCGTCACCAGCAGTCTGCTATCACCTGTAAAATTCGATCCTGGAAACAAATCGGTTACACTTCTCATGCCAGGCTTCGGGAAGTCAGAAATCAAGCTTTACCAGGCACGTTCATGCTCTCTATTAATGGGTTCATTCCCTACTTCATGAATGCTCTTGAATGTTCTTCCATCCGTCTGAGGATTTCCATGGAAAACttgcataaaaaattgatacatATGCTTTTCATATTCCTAAAATTAGAAGAGAAAATATCATGCGGTAGGAAATTTGGAATGGCTTATCTATTTAGTATCAAATAGTGTTCCATTGAGTATGCATGACTTAGTTGATGCTTAAGTACGCATTTTGATTCTCAACTCATTGCAATTTTGCCTATGAACGAGGCATGTTTCTGAGACACTAGATTTGTAGCAGAATCActtttgcgatcatgcaatcaTTTGTTCTATCATTTTAAGATGCAGTATAGGGGAGGATCTGAGCTGTTAGTGGAAGCTGGGGATCAGAGGCGTGTAATTTCATTGCCTAAAGAAATTCAAGGGAAGGTTGGTGGTGCCAAGTTGACGGACAGATGTCTTGTTATCACAATGCGTTGATGTAATCAATCACAAAAATTCACCTGGCTTCCATTTCAGATGTCATTTTGATGTTATTCAAATCATAGTAATTGTCAATTAACCAAGTATCTGTTCAAGGGTCACCAGGGCAAATGTACAACAATGTTTATAATCTGCCAAAAGGCACCAGATATAAAATTTGCTTCTGATTTATCGCTCAGTTTCTGCAAGAAGCATTTCTTTTCAACACTATCTCATCAATGGAGGTGGGGGGTTGGAATTTGCAATTTGACCAGATTTGGTTTTAACTGAAGCATCAAGAGATAACTTCGTATTTCCAATTATTATCTATTTGCTCATCcattctcaaattgaattcaGTATTTTCTTACTTTTTGATCCCATACTGTACAGCGCACAAAAGCTAACTGAGACCATAATCTCTCGCATCTTTCCAGTGGATTGGTAAATATACACTGTCCAAATGTAAATGACATCTGTTGTAGCGTTGAGTTACAAGTATTATATGATTGCTGAAATTGAATTCGGCTAATGATTAACTTGAATGAAAAATTCAGGCTTCTTGCTTATTGTCATTTCCTATCTGTGTTGTATGAACTCGGCTCCTCAACTCTTCGAAAGCCTTCATGCTCTCTGCGTCAAAGCCTCCCGCAAACTACAAACATATCGAATCCAATGTCAGATACACTTGTAACGTTTTCAAATACTAGAGAGGTTCTTCAGGTTGAAGGCTTTGTTCATCTGTTAGAACTTGATAGGAAACAacattatattcaaatttgaaatgCAACAATGATCAACTGGCCATGAATGGTGCAACATTGATCAACTGGCCATGAATGGTGATGGCACGTaattttttccaactttttctttttgaagaatGGTTGTAAAATATACCTGATGAACGCGGAAAGCAAAACGCACGCCTTGCAAGACCAAGAATTCTCTGTTTGGCTCCTTCTCTGGTTCACTCATTGCATCAAGTTCTGATGCTACACGCTTCATGTATTTCCTTGCTAATTGTACAGATGAGAGCTTAATCTGCGCTTGTAAAATTATGAATTACATTAAACATTTTGAGACGTTAATGGCCTCATATAAACATATTCTTCTTCTAACAGACAGTGAAACATATTCCTTCACACAACTGAAGTAAATGTAAACATAGTCTAAGATGCTGATGCTGATGCTGATGTTTTAATGACACTTGCGGCTTCAATTGTGATAGTTCCCAACGATAAGGCAAggtaaaatttagaaattgaatcTCTTTGTTATTTCGAGTGTATGGTTTGTAACTGTAGTTAGGAGTAACAAAAGAGACGGTTCAATACTAATTAGCATTTCAATATTTTTGTCAAGTTGCAATACTTTAGCTAAAATGCTAACTAAACTGAAGATCCAAATTTCTCAACGaagaaaagattaaacttcTCAAAGTTATACCTTTCCAACAACTCCTGTATCAGACAACCAATCAACTGGGATTCCAAACTCTCTATATCGCGAGATAGCCATGTCTCTTGTGCGTAGGAGTGCATAGACACTCTGCTCAACCCTTCCAAAAGACGAgaacgaaaaaaaaaacaaaaaaaaacagtgATTTTTAAACAGTTATCATATTAAATACTTCGAGTGGCAAAGATGTAGATTTCCAAATGGCATGTTCATCAGTTGACTTGTTTAGTCACAAGTTCTCTAGTAAGAACCATGTCGTTGTAAGGAATACTTACTTCTCCAGCAAGGAGTACATTTTCTTTAAAGCTGCTTCACATGAGAGTTTAGGGTCATCAACAAACGTGGTGACCCGCTTCTCCAACTTCATAAGGTCCTGGTATTCAAAGGATGCCTCTCTCAATGCATCTGCTTTTCCTTCTGGCCAATCGAAATGCTTCAGGACTGCCCTTTCATCAACCTTGATCAAGGACGAAAGAAAGTACATCAGTAAACAAGGAGATAGATAAAGTAGAGTGATAATAACATGAAGAGTCCAGACTTGATGACTAGCTGGATAATAAAATTACACAACAAAATGCCAGTTCTTTCAATTTATTTGCATCCTCTTCATAATATAGCCAGTCCTTATCTACTTGATCTCCTTAGAACTCAAGAACACAGATGTACAACATATAGAATAGATCCTGTTCAAGTAAATATAATGAATGCCGTACCAAGAATGATAGCTCTTCATCTAACCAATTTACGAAGGCCACAACATCCTCTATATTAGAGAATGTAGCTGCTCGAACTTCAGCTGCCAATGACATGACAAAATCACCTTGAGTTTCCACATCTGCTTTTACCTGGATTTAGTAAACAAAGTTGCCTACTGTCAAATTACTACCATTATAATACCAATACAATATTAATGGTGAATGTGAGAAGAGAATACAAAAGCAAAAGGATGATCTACTCACAGCTATGAGGAATGATGACCTATTTTCAATCTCCCCAATCATGTTACTTCTAGCATCAGACACATTAGATGACGCAGAAGAAAGTAAAGGAGTATCCTTCTTTGCTTCTCGTTTCATCAATGTTTGATAAAACTCAACTAACTCAGGAGCTCTATGAACCTTATCACCACCTACACCTTTAGACAAGCTTCCTGGAGGAGGAGGTGGACGAGGTGGTCCACCAGTTGGGGGAGGTGGTGGGGCACCAGGAGGTGGAGGTGGTAGAGGTGGAGCAGCTGGTACACCACCCTGAGGATTGGGATTTGTGGTTACCGAAGCACCTGCTGATGGTCTCGGTGGTGGCTTAGGTGTCCGTGGAGGCCGCTTCTCAATCTCTGCTAGCTTCATCCTGCTGATAGCTGGAGACTCCGTCGTTTTATTTTCATCAGATGCATCAGTAGCAACACTAGATACAACTggtttttcctttatttgagtAAGTTTTGGCGGCAAAGTTATAGGTCTATCTCTCTCAGTCTTACCTTTAAATTCAGAGTtcaagtttgaatttgaaatattgccAAACCTCTCTGCTCTTGCCTGATCCGCCCTTTCCTTAATTTGCTTCTCTCTCGCTAATGCCAACTTATGTCGGTCTTTGTATGCTGGATATTTCTCATCTAACACTCCTTCAATGGATTTAGACATTAGTTGGAATGATGATGCTACAGAATTCAAGGAGTCGTTAGGAGTTTGAGTTCTGATACTTGGGAGATTTGGAGTGCCTGGAGAGTCGGGAATTTCCTGTTCCATCGTACCAAAGGTGGTGATTGCAACACTATCACTTGCATTTCTAAGCATCAACGATTCTAATGGACCCCTCGGCTTTTGGCTCATGCTCATCCTGCTTGGAGAACCCCCGGAAAAGGATCTGGCTGGTGATGAAAAAGCACTAGAATCATCTTTGCTTCTACCACCCCATTTCTTCAACTTCTGGATCAAGCTAGGTTTCTTACTGAGACTACTATATCTACTAAAGGAACTATCAATTGAAGCATTGTCAAAATCCTCACTTCCAGGAGAAGATGGCTGGGAGTAGTTGCTTTCAAGATCTGTGTCCCCTTGTCCACGTTCCGATCCTGCATACTCCAACATGAGTTGCTTAGCTTTCTCTTGGGATTTTGGGCTCAAATTCTTGTTGAGATCACGAGCTGATACTTTTCCTGTAGGAGCCTGGTAATTGCGAAGTTCGTATCTTAAGCATGCATTGACCCATCGAAGGTATACTAATTCTTCAACTTCACTGAACCTGTTCATCTGAAGTCCTTCAACTTGCTTTATTAAGTCCTCATTTGCATGCCTTAAATTATTGACTTGCTCTCTAGTCTGGGATACCAATTCACTCTGCCACAGAGTAAGGTGCAGTAAGAAAAATAAGCATTCAGGTACACGGACATTTTTCAAACATTAATTACTTGCCTGTTTTGATCATACCAAAAACTATTTGTAACTGGACACTTGATTTGGTTCATCATTAATGTCTTATCTTTGTAGATGAATTACATAtgaaaattttcctattttCCCATACAAAATCAAAAACTATTTATGCATGCTTGTGGAAGAACTTTTGCCAATACAAAATCAAAACTTCATGAGATGAAACTAATAGCATTTCTATCCTCTGGTTTTTTAATATACACCACACTTCCTTGAGCTAATATCTAAAGAACATGAATGCAAAAACATACATTATATCTTTGTATTAGTATTTCACTTGCATCATACTTTGTCCCATCAGACAAGACCATCAGATTATATTGCTTGACGTTCCCAGTTTACACTAACTGCTATCCCACACGACTGGCTTATTTAAACAGATGGaaagaattatttgaattttagggAAGAAAATTCGGTGACAACATATTTGAGTCACTCTTTTCTAAAAAGATATCTTCAACATGGGGATTTATTTATTCGAACAACTTAAGTTATTTgttgattatttcctttattgtgAAATTCTCTATTGtatttattgtattatattttctgttttttattccttccttatttgtaattgggtatttcttttatttaagaaacCCTTTCCTCCTAagagaaataatatttttcagcatggtatcagagcttcaaaggttttgaaaccctaaaaacccaaaaaacgctaattttatttaaaaacctAAAAAAACCCCTACTTTCTGTCGCCGCCGCCGCCGTTGGTCACCTGAAGCATTGCCACTGAACATCGCATCTTCACCGAACGTGCTTTGGTCGCGTTTTTTGGTTGCATTCTTTGTCCcgttttttcagttttaacgCTCATCTGTTGGTTGTCTTCGCCGTACGACCTTGTCTACGTAGCCGACCGCCGTTTTACTGCTCATTGCTGCTTGTCGCCAGTCTGCCGGTTGTCTCATCAAGTTGCAAGTTTGTTCAAGCCtctgtttggtttttttttttttttttccatatctattggttttattttttgggTCTTTGTTTCTCAACGATATGTTGAACACTAAGGCACCCATCACTCGAGTTTGTAACAATCGTGTCCATTCAACCGGTCCCACTGTCCAAATAACTACCATTCGACTTAATGGGGATAATTTTCTTCATTGGTCTCAAAGTGTTCGAATGTATATTCGTGGACAAGGGAAGATTAGTTACATCACGGGAGAAAAAACCGTCCCTAGTCCAAATGACCCTTCATTCGCTAGGTGGGACGCTGAAAACTCCATGGCTATGACTGGGCTTGTCAATTCCATGGTTGAATACATCGATTGTAACTACATGTGTTACTCTACTGCCAAGGAATTATGGGATAGTGTAACTCTATTCTGATTTGGTAACCCGTCACAAGTGTTTGAGTTGAACTTGAAATTGAGTGATATACGACAAGGAACTAACTCAGTTACACAATACTTTCACTCCTTAAAAAGGATTTGGCAAGACCCTCGACCTTTTTGATATGTATGAGTAGAAATCTACAGAGGACCAAAAGCACTATAGGAAAACTGTTGAAGATGGCCGTATTTATAAATTCCTTGTCGGCCTCAatgttgagtttgatgaagtTAGAGGTAGAATACTTGGAAAAACTACTCTTCCAACTATTAATGATGTTTTTTCTGAAGTTCGCAAGGAAGAAAGTCGCAGGAATGTGTTATGATTTGCAAGAAACCTATTGATTCAATTGAATGTTTTGCATTGGTGACTGAAAAAAACTGCAATGAAGGCTTCTGATCAATCCAACAAGCCAGATGAAAAGTCTCGTGTCTGGTGCAACCATTGTAATAAACCTCGACATACACGTGAAAC
Proteins encoded in this region:
- the LOC120080843 gene encoding uncharacterized protein At1g26090, chloroplastic, encoding MLMFGNADINSSTNSTHLRQHYCSMASSLHFSASFFGNPIPISIRTRTAPCRTRFIALQASKEITDVSSQNPTRMLTFLGKGGSGKTTSAVFAAQHFALSGLRTCLVIHNQDPTPEYLLDCKIGNSPVECSRNLSAVRLETTQMLLEPLKRLKQADSRLNMTQGILEGVVGEELGVLPGTDSIFSMLQLERFLGFSGIMGQRDQKDKYDMVIYDGICTEETIRMIGATSKARLYLKYLRSIAEKTDLGRLATPSILRLVDEAMSISRPGSHLSVRTSTDIWEALEHVLEKGSSAFAEPRKFSCFIVMDPTSPASVQSALRYWGCTIQAGGQISGALAFISSHLSAESTASLKEKFSPLSLAFMPQFSTGSSVDWNTVLRDASSKGPRDLLSLSKSVTSSLLSPVKFDPGNKSVTLLMPGFGKSEIKLYQYRGGSELLVEAGDQRRVISLPKEIQGKVGGAKLTDRCLVITMR
- the LOC120080841 gene encoding protein CHUP1, chloroplastic: MVLRLGLVVAASIAAYAVRQLNVKNSNSVASVDKLTENGEEKEEVKHSNHDFKDNYGEEEEEEEVKLISSVFDQVPVYITEDEDILPEFEDLLSGEIEFPLPEIDDSKAEKDRVYETEMANNASELERLRNLVKELEEREVKLEGELLEYYGLKEQESDIVELQRQLKIKAVEIDMLNITISSLQAERKKLQEEIAQDAAVKKELEFARNKIKELQRQIQLDANQTKGQLLLLKQQVSGLQAKEQETIKKDAELEKKLKAVRELEVEVMELKRKNKELQIEKRELTIKLDAAENKISTLSNMTESELVSQTREQVNNLRHANEDLIKQVEGLQMNRFSEVEELVYLRWVNACLRYELRNYQAPTGKVSARDLNKNLSPKSQEKAKQLMLEYAGSERGQGDTDLESNYSQPSSPGSEDFDNASIDSSFSRYSSLSKKPSLIQKLKKWGGRSKDDSSAFSSPARSFSGGSPSRMSMSQKPRGPLESLMLRNASDSVAITTFGTMEQEIPDSPGTPNLPSIRTQTPNDSLNSVASSFQLMSKSIEGVLDEKYPAYKDRHKLALAREKQIKERADQARAERFGNISNSNLNSEFKGKTERDRPITLPPKLTQIKEKPVVSSVATDASDENKTTESPAISRMKLAEIEKRPPRTPKPPPRPSAGASVTTNPNPQGGVPAAPPLPPPPPGAPPPPPTGGPPRPPPPPGSLSKGVGGDKVHRAPELVEFYQTLMKREAKKDTPLLSSASSNVSDARSNMIGEIENRSSFLIAVKADVETQGDFVMSLAAEVRAATFSNIEDVVAFVNWLDEELSFLVDERAVLKHFDWPEGKADALREASFEYQDLMKLEKRVTTFVDDPKLSCEAALKKMYSLLEKVEQSVYALLRTRDMAISRYREFGIPVDWLSDTGVVGKIKLSSVQLARKYMKRVASELDAMSEPEKEPNREFLVLQGVRFAFRVHQFAGGFDAESMKAFEELRSRVHTTQIGNDNKQEA